tttttatcaaaaaaaaaactgactaTCAAGAGTGGTGGTGTGTATCCACCACGGATGATGGCATGGCAGCACTTGTATGACAAGTTGCGGTGGAGTGACCAAATCCTTGCCATGCCagtatgccaaaattttgtccCAGTACTGCAATATTGTCCTACAGCTGGTGCTATCATGGTGTGGGTTCAGATGTGGAAATAAGGTGTGAGgagatttattttatttctatacAAAAATGTTTGAAAATAATTCATAAGGTAACAAGGTTTAATGTATTATTTAATCAATCTGTGAGACCATTGATAAAAATATAACTTATTCAAAAACAGGTATTTCAGAGCATTTCTGGATTATTTATATTGTAACATTACGTGTGCCATTGAGGAAAGAATTTCCGACACCAcagataagtttttttttagagaaggctTTCGCCCAGCTTTTACTGAAAGCATAAGAGTATGGTACAGACAAAAGTGGAAAAGAAAACTTGCTGGGGGTTCCAGCGAACAACCACGGATAAGTTTTCCTTTTAGAATCCTAATAAAGTGCGAAAGCGTTACTCGTAAAATACCTTCACATTTTTTAACACCATCCCCTCGGAAACCAGCTGGACACTGGCATTTTCCATTTCCTGATTCCTGGAAAATAAACATTTAAGTAGAACACAGTAAGATAACTTATCATTATTCAGTATATCTTATGCACTAATTAAAGCCCAAAACTACCTGACAAGCAGAAAATGTTTTGCCATTGCGAGTCTCATGCCAACAGCCGCCATGATTTATCAAGCACTTTCCTGGTCCAGCAGCTGCAAATAAAATCATTTATATGAATTATCAATTACGGCAAACTTCTGCAGTATATATTATGCTTCAAATAAGTTATCATAAGGAGAGCAAGTTCAAATTCACTTCAAATAAGTTCAAACCAAGAATCACCATTATATATTGCCAATTATATCGGCTGCTTGTTCATGCCACTTCCTAATAATGGACTTCACTATGCAAATTTATTTTAACTGTCTGGAAAGAACTGAAGAAAAGTGAAGCCACCAAGTATACTGAATAGTCAACACTCCTAACTGCAAACAGACACAATGTGACCTGATTCCTTCTACACTATCATCTCATCACTTTTCATTGCATGGACACAAGTTCAATTCTTCCCATAtataatccatccatccatgtacAAAGGTAAGGCTAAATGAACAATGGTATCATCACAACCATAATTCCACATGACAATTCCAGCATATGCTGCAAATTCAGAAGATTTTGGCACTTCTTACAAGGAGAGCTCTGGGAAGTGGAAAACTAGCCAGGAAATGAACAGAATATGAGTTGCACATGCAATTCATCTAGCAGCCAACTGCCAAACTTGTCGCTCTTGCACGCACTGAATTTTAATGCTCTCAAAGACACtggaaaatattaaatatactaAATACGTTTCTGTCTTTCATGTCGATTTAAGTTCTATACACTGCAAAAACAGAATTGACTACCAGGCAAAATGTTCACCAAGATTGTTTCTTTATGTAATCCCTACTGATCCAAACAGTTGTAAAATGAAGTTGTATATTGCAGAAAAGAAGCTAATTAGTTCAATGTCACTTGTTTATGCATGTTGTAATTTGTAGACATAGCTGATACAGGAGTAATATTTCTGAGACTATGGAAGGATACGAGCATGGATACAGAAAGAAATATTACGTTCACAATTGCTGTAGCCATCGCCTTTAAACTGCACACCATTGAATGTAGGGCATTCACACACTCTACCACGGAAAGTGTCCTGGAAGGTTAACAACAACAAAGTGAGATAACAAAGAAATGCTAAGACAGCAAAGTCAAAGTGAAAACCATCTACTTATCTGCACATACCCTGCAAGCTGTTACATTAGCAGCTTTGTCTTGCCAGCAACCCCCGTTGTCATTCAGGCACTCATTAGTTTCCATTTCTGTATTGAAACAACTCAAGACTCAGCAGTCTGTATTCAACTAAATACAGAATAGTCGAAAATGTAGTTTATTGACTTACCATCACTAAGACAAACATTTGGCTCGGTAGTTTCTTCAAAGCCAGCACATATAGCTTTGAGGACAGCTTTCCTTTCAAGCTTTCCTGTTAGTTTTCCAGGTTAAAATTAGCCAGAGCAAATGCCAGGTTTAAGCCTTACAACAGATTTTGTAGAACACCTACCTCGGTATTGCCGATTGTTCACAACAAGAGTAGGCAATATAGTAACATCTCCTCTTGATCCTTTCCCAATCTACGCAACATTGTAACTCATATCAAACACAAAGATATTAAAGCGGTATTAAAAGGTAATAAACATTCAAATATACTAGTTTACAGTACTTCAATTTACTGATAAATataacaataaccaacacatcaCAAGGTAAATTCACCTGTGCATCCTGCTCCATTTTAAGCAAGGGGTGGTCCGAATCAGCATTTGGATCTCCCATGCACTTGTCAACCTTCTTTACATCTAAACCTGTTTGAAATATAAAGCAGTACAAGTATATTGAATTAGTGATGCCATTTTTGTATAAATGTCGAGTGCTACATGCCATAACACGCAATGAACTATGTAAACACCTACAGTGATTCTAACTGTAATGAACAGGGACCAGCAAGCAGACACCCGGCATATTTCAAACGTCCAATTTAAGTACGTACAAGTAATTACTACAATCATGCTTATCATTATGCAAAGGAAAGTCTCAGAAACAAAAGAAGAACCAACCTAGTGATTTGATGACAGTTTCTGCACATTTCTTGTTATACTTTTTGTCCTTCATTGGGCACCTTATGTGAAAATCAGTTACATAATCCCACCAGATCCATGGTTTTTTGCTCTCTTTTGCAACTTGAAATACACAAAGCTGTCTCAGGTTCTCAACAACAACATCTTTTCCTTCATAACCAGTGCTGAAATCCTGCTCTGGATCAGGCGCACAGTACCTTCCATGGTTTATACACTGAGACTTGCATTGCTTGCTAACAACAAATGCTTGAGGACAGTACCAGGTGATATAATGGGGCGTGAACTGACTATAACCACCTTTCTCGAGTAGTTGAGCAGCTCCTTTAAATTccttaaggaaattcatcagcATATCACATTTAGGCCCACATTCGTCATTGCTGTTTGTCCACAACTCATACTCCACCCGATCATCTGGATGTGGAACAGCCTCCCTCCAGTCCAGATTCACATTTACCATTTCACCATCTTTAATAGCTTTTTTCAACTGTTCCCCGAATTTTTTATCAATCAGAGCAGAAGGAATGGTTATATTCTGTATATACTTTGCAGCCTCATCATCTTCCCGTGGCAAGTCCATAGTAATCAGTGGCTCATCCTTGTCATCAACCACAAGGACCGCTGAGGCACCAGCATTTTGCGCATTCCAAACCTTCTTAGCAAATAGGCAATCTGGAAAAGATATAAGGGGAAAACATTAGTGTTTATGTCCAAGCTAACTGAGCAGCTAGCTAGAACATagataacattataaaacacTCTGATGGTGTCCAGTTTCATTGTtacaatctgaaaaaaaaaggggggggcaCAAGTGTCACCATCACTTAACCAGAAAAATGAACTGTGGCAAGAGAACAGGCATAGCGATAGCAGGGAAAATAGTCTCCCTCACCAATATTTTACAGAGAACTTGAAAGTGTTTTTTAAGGGAGAAAGCAGCCACCAGATAAGACAGGATTAGAGATAACAGCCAAGGATGACCTCCTGACTAATCAAGTGATGTGCATGCACATCAACAATCAAAATAGTAGATATCAAGATACAAGAAATCACCACGACCAGTTGCAACATCTGAAAAATGAAAAGATTCCATCACCCGTTTCATAACCATCCATGATGATCGCAAATAACTACCAACCTATCTACTCGCCAAACTAACTACAATTAAAACGATTCATGCCAAGTGAATTCACTCAAGTTTACATGACACAAATTCCAAAATCCAAATCAACTCCACCAAACAACCGGCAAAAATTTGTTGGTCATATCTGCAGTGGCACTTACTCCAGCTGTCCAGCAATCAGTACACCTACCACTTTGACTGactacaggaaaaaaaaatgccaaaaAGAAACAGTTTACAGAGCATTGTTTTACTTTTAAATGTGTGCACAATATTCCAAAGGGGGCAGAAAATTGTCCCTTCTTGgccaaatttactatatatagatAAACCCACATTTACCAAACAAATTAAACAAGTTACA
Above is a window of Oryza sativa Japonica Group chromosome 10, ASM3414082v1 DNA encoding:
- the LOC4348376 gene encoding vacuolar-sorting receptor 3, whose amino-acid sequence is MRGPAGLPLPLVVAVALAAAAVMVVEARFVVEKNSLMVTSPTSLRGRHDSAIGNFGVPQYGGSMAGTVVYPKDNADACEAYDGDRHFRAKPGALPNFLLIDRGNCLFAKKVWNAQNAGASAVLVVDDKDEPLITMDLPREDDEAAKYIQNITIPSALIDKKFGEQLKKAIKDGEMVNVNLDWREAVPHPDDRVEYELWTNSNDECGPKCDMLMNFLKEFKGAAQLLEKGGYSQFTPHYITWYCPQAFVVSKQCKSQCINHGRYCAPDPEQDFSTGYEGKDVVVENLRQLCVFQVAKESKKPWIWWDYVTDFHIRCPMKDKKYNKKCAETVIKSLGLDVKKVDKCMGDPNADSDHPLLKMEQDAQIGKGSRGDVTILPTLVVNNRQYRGKLERKAVLKAICAGFEETTEPNVCLSDEMETNECLNDNGGCWQDKAANVTACRDTFRGRVCECPTFNGVQFKGDGYSNCEPAGPGKCLINHGGCWHETRNGKTFSACQESGNGKCQCPAGFRGDGVKKCEDINECKEKKACQCPECSCRDTWGDYECTCSGDLLYIKEHDTCISKTAVQGKAAWAAVWGILIVLVVVAAGSYVVYKYRLRSYMDSEIRAIMAQYMPLDSQGEVPNHTNDEEHH